From a single Mobula birostris isolate sMobBir1 chromosome 13, sMobBir1.hap1, whole genome shotgun sequence genomic region:
- the LOC140207882 gene encoding cell adhesion molecule CEACAM5-like has protein sequence MHSLVYRSTFNDGPDRPYIITQPNSSLHVAGSTIRLTCLTQSRPVAELKWRLNGAHPQSGQVLNLDNISVSQTGNYTCEAYNDVTNRNNTSTTQIKVFEPVSNVTVTSNATRLIEYSDSVAITCFARGTEVSYLWLKENSPIIPGGRFELSADNSTLAVSGVRRTDENFTCRASNLINSSTSAPFHLDVYYGPDRPYIITQPNSSLHVAGSTIRLTCLTQSRPVAELKWRLNGAHPQSGQVLILDNISVCQTGNYTCEAYNTVTNRNNTSTTQINVLAKTDGIFTLGSGAIAGIMLGLLGVGLIGGITGWLTARKTGGIKDPPQSKHDTSTNSGKNSTLDTNAADASQNYENFPGNEQGTMDNADDGNSTHMGLVLQDRSAYSDLKR, from the exons ATGCATTCGCTGGTGTACAGGAGCACTTTCAATG ACGGACCGGACCGTCCATATATCATCACTCAACCGAACTCCTCTCTTCACGTTGCCGGAAGCACCATAAGGTTAACATGTTTGACACAGTCGCGGCCAGTTGCTGAATTGAAATGGCGACTGAACGGTGCCCACCCACAAAGTGGGCAGGTTCTCAACCTCGACAACATCTCTGTCAGCCAGACGGGAAACTACACTTGTGAGGCCTATAACGATGTTACAAACAGGAACAATACCTCAACCACGCAAATCAAAGTGTTCG AACCTGTTTCCAATGTCACCGTAACATCTAATGCCACCAGACTGATAGAGTACAGTGACAGCGTCGCGATAACCTGCTTCGCAAGAGGCACGGAAGTCTCTTACCTGTGGCTTAAGGAGAACAGCCCGATAATTCCCGGTGGCAGGTTTGAACTGAGTGCCGATAACAGCACACTCGCTGTTTCAGGAGTGCGACGGACAGACGAAAATTTCACCTGCAGAGCAAGTAACTTGATAAACAGCTCGACAAGCGCCCCGTTTCATCTCGATGTCTACT ACGGACCGGACCGTCCATATATCATCACTCAACCGAACTCCTCTCTTCACGTTGCCGGAAGCACCATAAGGTTAACATGTTTGACACAGTCGCGGCCAGTTGCTGAATTGAAATGGCGACTGAACGGTGCCCACCCACAAAGTGGGCAGGTTCTCATCCTCGACAACATCTCTGTCTGCCAGACGGGAAACTACACTTGTGAGGCCTATAACACTGTTACAAACAGGAACAATACCTCAACCACGCAAATCAATGTGCTCG CTAAAACAGATGGTATTTTTACCCTCGGCTCTGGCGCAATCGCAGGCATTATGCTTGGTTTACTTGGCGTGGGCCTGATCGGTGGAATCACTGGATGGTTGACCGCGAGGAAAACTGGCGG CATCAAAGATCCACCGCAATCCAAACACGACACGAGCACCAATTCCGGAAAAAACA GCACCTTGGATACAAACGCTGCGGACGCATCGCAAAACTATGAAAATTTCCCAGGGAATGAGCAG GGCACAATGGAcaatgcagatgatggaaattccaCTCATATG GGACTTGTGCTGCAGGACCGATCTGCTTACAGTGATCTGAAGAG ATGA